The DNA sequence GCCCACCCGGAAGCCGGCCAGCGCGTCGGCAATCGCACCGGCGGGCACGTCGACGGCCCGCGCCAGGCACGCCGCACCGAGCGCGTCGAGCACCCCGACCGGACCCGCCACGGGGATGGTCGAGGTCTGCGCAAGCACCAGCTCGTCGGCGAAAGCGTTGTCCACCAGCGCGCCCTCCCGCACACCGACTTCCCCGAGCGCGGGAGAGGTGAGCCGGAAACCGACCCGTACCGGCGCCGGCGCGGCGGCCAGCAACCGAGCCGCCACCGCGTCCTCGAGCCCGCCCACGGCCACCCGCCCCGTCAGTGCCCGCGCCTTGGCCCGCGCGTAGGCGTCCATCGACCCGTGCCAGTCCAGATGATCCTCGGCGACGTTGAGCACCACGCCGGCGTCCGGGCGCAACGACGGCGCCCAGTACAGCTGGAAGCTGGACAGCTCGACCGCCAGCACGTCGACCGGGCGGTCGAGCACATCGAGCACCGGCTCGCCGATGTTGCCGCACAGCGCGGCGCGTCGGCCACCTGCCTCCAACATCGCGTGCAGCATCGACGTCGTCGTCGTCTTGCCGTTGGTGCCGGTCACCACCAGCCACTGCCGCGGCTGCCCGTGACGCCCCGACCGGTCCAGCCGCCACGCCAGCTCGATGTCACCCCACACCGGCACGCCCGCTGTCCGGGCGGCGGCCAGCATCGGCGCCGTGGGCGGGAACCCGGGGCTGGTGATCACCAGCGCGAAGTCGGCGATCGCGGCGGTCGCCTCGGCGGGGTCGACCACCGGCACGCCCTGTCGTGCGTATTCGGCCAGCGCCGCGGGCCGGTCGTCGGTCAACGTGGCGCGTACCCCGAGCGGAGCCAGGGCGGCCAGGATGGCGCGGCCGGTGACGCCGGCCCCGGTGACCAGGACCGCGCTACCGGGTTCGGGGAGTTCGGACACCTCAGGCACCGACGGTGGTCAGCCACTCGCTGTAGAACAGAGCCACACCCAGACCACAGGCGATGGCGGTGAGCAGCCAGAACCGGATGATGACCGTCGTCTCGGCCCACCCCACCAGCTCGAAATGGTGGTGAAACGGCGCCATTCGGAACACCCGCCGGCCGGTGGTGCGGAAGGCCAGGATCTGCACGACCACCGAGGTCACCTCGGCGACGAACAACGCACCGAGCACCACGGCCAGCATCTCGGTGCGGCTGGTGACCGACAGCCCGGCGATGATCCCGCCCAGCGCCAGCGACCCGGTATCGCCCATGAAGATCTTGGCCGGCGCGGCGTTCCACCACAGGAACCCGATGCACGCCCCGGCAGTGGCGGCGGCGATGATCGCCAGGTCCAGCGGGTCGCGCACGTTGTAGCAGCCGACGCCGGGGCTGGTCGCGCAGGCGTTGCGGAACTGCCAGAACGTGATCAACACGTACGCCGCGCACACCATCGCCATGGCGCCGGCGGCCAGGCCGTCCAAGCCGTCGGTGAAGTTCACCGCGTTCGACCATGCCGACACGATGACCACGCAGAACAGCACGAACACCGCCGGCGCCAACGTCACCGTGGCGATCTCGCGGACGTAGGACAATTCTGCGCTGCCCGGGGTCAGCCCGTCACCGTTGCGGAACTGCAGCGCCAGCAGCCCGAACAACACGGCGGCCACGAGGATGCCGATGGTCTTGGCCGTCTTGTTCAGCCCCAGGTTGCGGGATCGGCGGATCTTGATCAGGTCGTCGAGGAATCCGACGGCGCCCAGCGCGGTGGCCAGGCCCAGCACGAGCAGACCCGAGGCAGACGGGCCCTTCCCGTCGATCAGCACGCCCACCAGGTGCGTGCCGAAGTAGCTGGCCCAGATGCCGGCCACGATCGCGACCCCGCCCATCGACGGGGTGCCGCGCTTCTTGTGGTGGCTGGGCGGGCCGTCCTCGCGAATCTCGTGGCCGAACCCCTGCCGGGTGAACAGCCGGATCAGCACCGGGGTCAGCAGGATCGACACCGCCAGGGCGATCCCGACGGCGATGAGGATCTGTCTCATCCGGCATCCCCTGCACCCTCGGCGGCCAACGTGTCTGCCAGCGTCCCCAGCCCGGCAGAGTTGGAGGCCTTGACCAGCACGACGTCACCCGGGCGCAGTTCGGCGCGCAGCAGGTCCAGCGCGGCACCGGCATCGGCGACCGCAGTGGCCTCGGAACCCCACGAGCCCTCCATGACCGCTCCATGGAGCATCGCGCTCATAGGCCTCCCGGTTCCGACAACGATGAGTCGACTGACATCTAAGCGCACCGCCAGCCGGCCGATGCGGTCGTGCTCGGATATCGCCTCCTCCCCCAACTCGGCCATCTCTCCCAGCACCGCCCAACTGCGGCGTCTGGACGCACCGTCCCGACTCATCCACGCCAGCGCCTTGAGGCCGGCGCCCATCGAGTCGGGGTTGGCGTTGTAGGCGTCGTTGATGATCGTCACGCCGTCGGGGCGCGTGCTGACCTGCATCCGGTTCGCCGAGGCGGGGCCCGCGGAGGCCAACGCGGTCGCCACCTGCTCGAGGGTGGCGCCGCACTCCAGCGCGACGGCGGCCGCGCACAGCGCGTTGGACACCTGATGGTCGCCGTGCACGGCCAGCGAGACCGGCACCGTGGAACCGGCGTGGTGAAGCGTGAACTGCGCGCGGGCGAGCGGATCGAGGGTGACCCCGTCGGCCCACAGGTCGACCCCGTCGCCACCGGCTCTGCCCACCCTCACGATCCGGGCGGCCGTCTTGGCTGCCATGGCGGCCACGATGGCGTCGTCCGCGTTGAGAATGACCACCCCGGACGACGGAACCGCCTGCGGCAGCTCGGATTTCGTCGCGGCAATGGCTTCGCGCGAACCGAACTCGCCGAGGTGGGCGGTGCCGACGTTGAGCACGGCCGCGATCGACGGCGTCGCGATGTCGGCCAACGCCGCGATGTTGCCGGGGTGGCGGGCCGACATCTCCAGCACCAGGAAGTCGGTGGATTCGGTCGCGCGCAGCACCGTCCACGGGTGGCCCAGCTCGTTGTTGAACGACCCAGGAGGTGCGATCACCTCGCCCAGCGGGGCGAGTACCGCGGCGATGAGGTCTTTCGTCGAGGTCTTGCCCGACGATCCGGTGAGCCCGATGATGGTCAGCCTCCCGGCCGCCAACCGGCCTGCCACAGCTTTGGCCAACCGCGCCAGCGCCGCGAGCACCGCGGCGCCGGAGCCGTCGGCGTCGTGTTCCAGGACACCGGCCCCCACATCGGCAGCGCCGGGGTGCGCGGCCGGATCGACCACGATGGCCGGCACCCCTACCGGCCGGGCCGCCAGGACCGCGACCGCCCCGGCGTCCACCGCGGCCGCCGCGAAATCGTGGCCGTCGCTGCGGGCACCGGGCAGCGCCAGGAACAGCCCGCCGGGCGTCACCGCCCGGGAGTCGAACTCCACGGTGCCGGTGACACGGGTGCGCGCCGCGGCCTCCGGGGTGATGTCGGCCAGGCGGCCGCCGACGATGTCGGCGACCTCGGTCAACGTCAACGCGATCACGGGCGTGCTCCCCACGTCATCTGAGCCTCCAGCGCACGGGTGAGCTCGTCACGGTCGTCGAACGGACGGGTCTGACCACCGCTGGTCTGCCCCGACTCGTGGCCCTTACCGGCGATCAGCACCACGTCGTCGGGCTGGGCCCACGCCACCGCATAGGCGATCGCCGCGCGGCGGTCACCGATCTCGACGAGCTGCGGCGCGGCCGAGGCACCCGCCAGCACGGCGGCTCGGATCGCGGCCGGGTCTTCGTTGCGCGGATTGTCGTCGGTGACGACGACCAGGTCGGCCAGCTCGGCGGCGACTTCGCCCATCGGTGTCCGCTTACCCGGGTCACGGTCACCGCCCGCACCCACGACGACGGCCAGGCGGCCGCGGCACTGATCACGCAGCGTCTGCAGGACCGCGCGCAGGGCGCCCGGCTTGTGCGCGTAGTCGACCACGGCCAGGAACGGCTGGCCGCGGTCCACCGGCTCCAACCGGCCCGGCACCGTCGCGCTCTTGAGCCCCGGAGCGGCCTGCTCCGGGGAGACACCGACGGCGTCGAGCAGCGCGACTGCCAGCGCACAGTTGGCCACGTTGAACGCACCGGGCAGGCCGATCTGCAGGGTGTGGTGCACCCCGGCTGGATCCACGACCACGAAATCCTGTCGGCCCTGCCCGTCGGCGGCGACCGATTCCACCCGCCAGTCGGCCGGTCCGGTCGTGCCGACGGTGACCGCGCGGTGCGCGCGTTTCGCCATCGCCCGGCCCCAGTCGTCGTCGATGCAGACGATCGACTCCGCCGCGTGCGTGCTCGACGCGGAGTCGAACAGCCGCGCCTTCGCCTCGAAGTAATCCTCCATGGTGGGGTGAAAGTCCAGATGGTCCCTGGACAGGTTGGTGAACCCGCCGACAGCGAAGGACACCGCGTCGACCCGACCCAGCGTGAGCGCGTGGCTGGACACCTCCATCACCACGGTGTCCACCCCGCGCTCCACCATCACCGCCAGCAGCGCCTGCAGATCGGGCGCCTCGGGGGTGGTCAACGTGGCGGGCTCGTCGCGTCCGTCGATGCGGATGCCGACGGTCCCGATGAGTCCGGCCACCCGGTCGGCCGCCCGCAACCCGGCTTCGACGAGGTAACTGGTGGTGGTCTTGCCCGATGTGCCGGTGACGCCGATGACGCGCAGCTTCGTCGACGGCTCGCCGTACACCGCGGCGGCGACGCCGCCGAGCACCGAGCGCGGCGACGGGTGCACCAGCACCGGGGTGCCCAGATCGCCGAGTTCGGCGGCGCCGGCCTCGTCGGTCAGCACGGCGACGGCCCCGGCGGCCACCGCCTCGGCGGCGAACACCGCGCCGTGGGACCGGGCCCCGGGCAGCGCCGCGAAGAGGTCACCCGGGCGGGCGTCCTGACCGCGCAACGTCACTCCAGTGACGGTGACGTCCCGGCGAGCTGCAGCGGCCGCGCCCGGGGACACCAACTCGGCGACCGCGTCGAGGGGCAGACCGACGGGGTGAGCGGGGCGCAGATTCATGGCGTTGACACAGTACCGGGCGGTGTTGCGGGACCCCGTTATTCCGGGCGCGAATTCAGGGCCATCGCACCCGCACTCAGTCGGCCTGCAGAATCAACGGGGCGCCCGGATCGGCCGACAGCGGCACGTTCTCGCGCTGCAGTAACCAGGAAGCGATGCTGTGGAACAGCGGTGCCGCCGATGTGCCCGGGCTGCCGTCGGCGGCCCGATGCGGCGCGTCGAGCATCACGCCGATGACGTAGCGGGGTTCGTCGGCCGGGGCCATGCCCGCGAACGTGATCCAGTAGACGTCGTCGTAGTAGCACCCACAGCCCGGGTTGATCTGCTGCGCAGTGCCGGTCTTGCCCGCGATCTGGTAGCCCTCGACAGCCGCCTGGGGGCCGGTGCCCTGCTGAACGCCGCGCGGGTCGCGTTGCACCACCGACCGGAACATGTCGCGCACCGTCCGCGCCGTCTGGGCCGACACCACCTGGACGCCTTCCGGGCGCGGCTCCTCGCTGCGGGTGCCGTCCGGCTCGATGGTCGCCTTGACGATGCGCGGCGGGATGCGCACCCCGTCGTTGGCGATGGCCTGGTACATGCCGGTCATCTGCAGCAGCGTCATCGACAGGCCCTGACCGATGGGCAGGTTGGAGAACGTGCTGCCCGACCACTGATCGATCGGCGGGACCAGGCCGGCGCTCTCACCGGGTAACCCGACATCGGTGCGCTGCCCGAGCCCGAACTTGCGCAGCATCTCGGCGTAGCGTTCCGGCCCGATCCGCTGAGCCAGCATCAGCGTGCCGACGTTGGAGGACTTCCCGAACACCCCCGTGGTGGTGTAGGGCATCACCCCGTGACTCCAGGCGTCCTTGACGTTGACGCCGCCCATGTTGATCGAGCCCGGCACCTGCAGCACCTCGTCGGGTGTGGTCAGCCCCATGTCGATGGCCGTCGCGGCGGTGACGATCTTGTTCACCGAACCCGGTTCGAACGGCGAGGTCACCGGGAGGTTGCCGAGCTGACGATTCTCCTGGCGGCTGATGTCCTGGGCGGGGTTGAAGGTGTTGTCGTTGCTCATCGCCAGCACTTCGCCGGTCTTGGCGTCGAGGACCACCGCCGAGGCGTTCTTCGCGCCGGACGCGTCCTTGGCGAGCTGGACCTGCTGCTGGACGTAGAACTGGATGTCGTCGTCGAGGGTGAGCTGCAGCGTCGAACCGTTCACGGCGTCGTGGCGGTTGCGGTAGCTGCCCGGGATCACCACTCCGTCTGATCCGCGGTCGTAGGTGACCGAACCGTCGGTCCCGGCCAGCACCGCGTCCATCGAGTCCTCGAGGCCGAGCAGACCGTGACCGTCCCAGTCGATGCCGCCGACGACGTTGGCCGCCAGCACGCCACCGGGGTACTGCCGCAGATCCTGGCGTTCGGCGCCGACCTCCGGGTAGTCGGAGGTGATCGCGTCGGCGATCGCCGGGTCCACCGCACGGGCCAGGTACACGAAGGTCTCGTCACTGCGCAGCTTCTTGAGCACGGTGGCGCTGTCGGGTTTGTTGTTCAGCTTCGATGCCACCTCGGCGGCGATGTCGCGCAGACGCTGTTGCGGGTCCACCGCGTCGGCACCGTCGGCCTGAGCCTCGTCGAAGGCCTCCTGCAACTGTTTGCGCACCCGGACGGGCTGGAACGTCAGGGCCCGGGCCTCGATGGTGAAGGCCAGTTTGTCGTTGTCGCGGTCGACGATGGATCCGCGCAGCGCGGGATCGATGTCGGTGACCTTCAGCTGCCCGGCGGCTTCGGCACGCAGTCCGTCGGCACGCGGAACCTGCAGGGTGAAGAGTTGGGCGGCCGCGATCACCAGAAGCAGAAAGATGACGGCGTTGCCCGCCCGGTGCCGGAACACGAACGACGCGCTGCGCAGGCCGTTCTGCGGCGGTGTGGCCTGCCGGGTGCGTCGCGACCGCGCCGACCGCTCCTGACTGGGCGACGAGTTGGGCTTCCTGGCGGACTTGGCGCGGGGTGCGCTGCGCTCGCCGCGACCGGAAGCGCGGCTCATGCGGGCGCGTCCGGCACAGCCGGAGCG is a window from the Mycolicibacterium poriferae genome containing:
- the murD gene encoding UDP-N-acetylmuramoyl-L-alanine--D-glutamate ligase; its protein translation is MPEVSELPEPGSAVLVTGAGVTGRAILAALAPLGVRATLTDDRPAALAEYARQGVPVVDPAEATAAIADFALVITSPGFPPTAPMLAAARTAGVPVWGDIELAWRLDRSGRHGQPRQWLVVTGTNGKTTTTSMLHAMLEAGGRRAALCGNIGEPVLDVLDRPVDVLAVELSSFQLYWAPSLRPDAGVVLNVAEDHLDWHGSMDAYARAKARALTGRVAVGGLEDAVAARLLAAAPAPVRVGFRLTSPALGEVGVREGALVDNAFADELVLAQTSTIPVAGPVGVLDALGAACLARAVDVPAGAIADALAGFRVGRHRAEVVAVADGVTYVDDSKATNPHAAQASISAYPRVIWIAGGMLKGASVDEMVAAVRSRLAGAVLIGRDRAVVGEALSRHAPDVPVVELVTGEDSGVLEKPESGVTPVTRVIEVGSKPVSDAVMAAVVDAARGLAAPGDTVLLAPAGASFDQFTGYGHRGDAFASAVRAATR
- the mraY gene encoding phospho-N-acetylmuramoyl-pentapeptide-transferase, with product MRQILIAVGIALAVSILLTPVLIRLFTRQGFGHEIREDGPPSHHKKRGTPSMGGVAIVAGIWASYFGTHLVGVLIDGKGPSASGLLVLGLATALGAVGFLDDLIKIRRSRNLGLNKTAKTIGILVAAVLFGLLALQFRNGDGLTPGSAELSYVREIATVTLAPAVFVLFCVVIVSAWSNAVNFTDGLDGLAAGAMAMVCAAYVLITFWQFRNACATSPGVGCYNVRDPLDLAIIAAATAGACIGFLWWNAAPAKIFMGDTGSLALGGIIAGLSVTSRTEMLAVVLGALFVAEVTSVVVQILAFRTTGRRVFRMAPFHHHFELVGWAETTVIIRFWLLTAIACGLGVALFYSEWLTTVGA
- a CDS encoding UDP-N-acetylmuramoyl-tripeptide--D-alanyl-D-alanine ligase, with the protein product MIALTLTEVADIVGGRLADITPEAAARTRVTGTVEFDSRAVTPGGLFLALPGARSDGHDFAAAAVDAGAVAVLAARPVGVPAIVVDPAAHPGAADVGAGVLEHDADGSGAAVLAALARLAKAVAGRLAAGRLTIIGLTGSSGKTSTKDLIAAVLAPLGEVIAPPGSFNNELGHPWTVLRATESTDFLVLEMSARHPGNIAALADIATPSIAAVLNVGTAHLGEFGSREAIAATKSELPQAVPSSGVVILNADDAIVAAMAAKTAARIVRVGRAGGDGVDLWADGVTLDPLARAQFTLHHAGSTVPVSLAVHGDHQVSNALCAAAVALECGATLEQVATALASAGPASANRMQVSTRPDGVTIINDAYNANPDSMGAGLKALAWMSRDGASRRRSWAVLGEMAELGEEAISEHDRIGRLAVRLDVSRLIVVGTGRPMSAMLHGAVMEGSWGSEATAVADAGAALDLLRAELRPGDVVLVKASNSAGLGTLADTLAAEGAGDAG
- a CDS encoding UDP-N-acetylmuramoyl-L-alanyl-D-glutamate--2,6-diaminopimelate ligase — protein: MNLRPAHPVGLPLDAVAELVSPGAAAAARRDVTVTGVTLRGQDARPGDLFAALPGARSHGAVFAAEAVAAGAVAVLTDEAGAAELGDLGTPVLVHPSPRSVLGGVAAAVYGEPSTKLRVIGVTGTSGKTTTSYLVEAGLRAADRVAGLIGTVGIRIDGRDEPATLTTPEAPDLQALLAVMVERGVDTVVMEVSSHALTLGRVDAVSFAVGGFTNLSRDHLDFHPTMEDYFEAKARLFDSASSTHAAESIVCIDDDWGRAMAKRAHRAVTVGTTGPADWRVESVAADGQGRQDFVVVDPAGVHHTLQIGLPGAFNVANCALAVALLDAVGVSPEQAAPGLKSATVPGRLEPVDRGQPFLAVVDYAHKPGALRAVLQTLRDQCRGRLAVVVGAGGDRDPGKRTPMGEVAAELADLVVVTDDNPRNEDPAAIRAAVLAGASAAPQLVEIGDRRAAIAYAVAWAQPDDVVLIAGKGHESGQTSGGQTRPFDDRDELTRALEAQMTWGARP
- a CDS encoding peptidoglycan D,D-transpeptidase FtsI family protein: MSRASGRGERSAPRAKSARKPNSSPSQERSARSRRTRQATPPQNGLRSASFVFRHRAGNAVIFLLLVIAAAQLFTLQVPRADGLRAEAAGQLKVTDIDPALRGSIVDRDNDKLAFTIEARALTFQPVRVRKQLQEAFDEAQADGADAVDPQQRLRDIAAEVASKLNNKPDSATVLKKLRSDETFVYLARAVDPAIADAITSDYPEVGAERQDLRQYPGGVLAANVVGGIDWDGHGLLGLEDSMDAVLAGTDGSVTYDRGSDGVVIPGSYRNRHDAVNGSTLQLTLDDDIQFYVQQQVQLAKDASGAKNASAVVLDAKTGEVLAMSNDNTFNPAQDISRQENRQLGNLPVTSPFEPGSVNKIVTAATAIDMGLTTPDEVLQVPGSINMGGVNVKDAWSHGVMPYTTTGVFGKSSNVGTLMLAQRIGPERYAEMLRKFGLGQRTDVGLPGESAGLVPPIDQWSGSTFSNLPIGQGLSMTLLQMTGMYQAIANDGVRIPPRIVKATIEPDGTRSEEPRPEGVQVVSAQTARTVRDMFRSVVQRDPRGVQQGTGPQAAVEGYQIAGKTGTAQQINPGCGCYYDDVYWITFAGMAPADEPRYVIGVMLDAPHRAADGSPGTSAAPLFHSIASWLLQRENVPLSADPGAPLILQAD